One Streptomyces dangxiongensis genomic window, CAGGCCGAGGCCCGGATAGCCCCGCAGCAGGCAGGTGCGGGCACCGGTGTTCGTCAGTTCGACGACCACGCCCTGGTGGTTCATGCCGCCGGCCAGCTGCTTGCCGAACGAGGCGCTCAGCTCGGATACGGCGCAGGTGGGCGTCGCGGCCGCCGTTCCCGTCCCGGCGGCCCGCGCGGCGCCCGTGCCGGCGACGCCCAGTCCGGCGGCGGTGGTCACGGCGAGTATCGCCCGGCTGAGGTGTCGGCGGCGCGCGGACCGGGCGGCGGTCGCGGCCTGGGTGATGTGACTCCTGTGCTGCCGAGTCGTCATGAGTCGGGTGCTCCTTCGTTGTCGGCTTCCGGGTCTGCCTTCCCCGGGTGAGATGCCGTACGTGCGGGGAATGTTCGCCAACGCCGATCCGACCGAAAGGATCCGGCCGCGCACGTCCTCCGTTGCCACCGGGGGCCGGCACCACTTCGCCTTTTTTCCGGGCACAGGTCACGACGGTCCGCTCCCGGCGTGACACGATTGCTACTCGCAAGTACCGAACGTGTCCCCCGGGAGGGCGTCGCCGTGACCCGCGTATTCACCGTGTCCCGCAGTATCTTCATCGACGTCCCGCCCGAGACGGTCTACGAGGCGGTGTGCCGTCCCGGTGACATGGGCCGGTGGAGCCCGGAGAACCTGGGAACGGTGGGCGGTGTGCCGGGTGAACGGGCCGCCGTGGGAACGACGTTCGAGGGACGCAACAAGCGGGGGACGTTCCGCTGGGTCACCCGGTGCACGGTGACCGCGGCCGATCCCGGCCACCGCTTCGCCTTCCGCGTCCACGCGATCGGGGTGAGACGCCCGCGTCTGCGCGGCCCCATCGCCACCTGGGAGTACACCTTCGCGCCGGAAGGCACCGGCAGCCGGGTGACGGAGACCTGGACGGACGACCGGCGCTCGTGGCCCGGCCCCGTGGCCCAGCTCTTCGACCGGGTCGCCACCGGGGGGAAGACGTTCGCCGACTTCCAGACGGGCAACATCGACAGGACCCTGCGGAACCTCAAGCGGGATCTGGAGGCGGCTCACCAGGTCTGAGTGCCGCGCTCACGTCCGGGCCGGGTGTGCCGTCGAGTTCACGTCGCCCGTCGAGTTCACGCGCCCGTAGCGCCGATGTCGGCTCACGAGGCTGTGGCCGTCACGCACGGCCGGTGGAGGGGACCACCGTTTCCGACTGCGCGCCGGGCGGGCGGACGGCCCGCCGGGCCGGTCGTCCCCGCACCAGAGGTGAGGTGGACGGGCATGCGTCACCCCCGTCGGCCGAGCGGTGGACGACCCGGCCCCCCGCTCCCGGTGCGCGCGGCACTGACGTCCGCCGCGGGTGATCCACATGGCAGGATGCGGAGAGCCGAACGTGCAGACAGACGGGCATCGCGCATGACTGCTGAGTGGTACGTCCTCGTCGAGGAGGACACGAGAACGACGGAGCGCGTCGACGGCACGTCACTGAGACTGCACCGTTGGATGCTGGCGGCCGCTCACCCCGTCGACGGGGACGAGGCGCGGGCGGTCGCGGCGGCCGAGGACGCGGCGCTGCACTATCTGCCGGACATGCTGGCCCGCCACGCCCGGCCCGGAGACGAACCGGCGCGGCACGCCCTCCTCACCCGGGACGGTGCCTGGATCGTGCTCCTGAGGCAGCGGCGGCGGGAGTGTCACATACGGGTGACCACGGCCCGGCTCATGCACACGACGGAGGAGAAGGAAGCTCCGCCGAAGAGCCTGAAGGACAAGTTCCGCAGCGCCCTGGACGGCCCGCCGCCTCCCCGCGAGCAGTGGGAGCCGACATGACGGCATAGCGGCTTGCCGGAGGGGGCGACAGCACGGCTACGCTCACCGCATGACTCCTCCCCGGCGGAAACTGCTGACTCTGCCTGCCCTCTTCCGGATCGAGCACGTCTCCGGTGGTGCGCGGCCCGCCGATGACGACTGGTACGCGGTCGTACGCGCTCCCGAGGGCCTGACCGTCCTGCGCGAGGTGCCCCTCGACGCCGCCGGCGCACACCGGGAGGTCTCCCCCGATGCCTCCGGCGCACACGAACACTGGGCCGGCCTGTACGGCGACGACCCTCACGATCTCGATCTGCCGGGCATGCTGGCCGCCGTGGTCGGGCCCCTGGGCTCGGCGGGGATTCCGGTGTTCGTGACCTCCACCTTCCACTCGGACCTCGTACTCGTCCCCGCCGACCGGTACGACGACGCGGTCGGCGTCCTGCGTTCCGCGGGACACGAGGTCGTCCCGGCGGCCTGACATTCGCACCCGGTGAGAGCTGCTGGAACAGCGGTACGGTCGGTGTCCGGGCGGCGACGACCGGTGTGGGCGAGGCAGACGCCGACGGCGTCCCGTGCTCCTGGCCGGGGCGTGCCGGCGCCGTGTGCCTCCTGCGGGGGTGCGGTCAGAGGGAGGAACCGGAGTCGCCGGGCCGGACGCGGCCGCGCCAGGCACCGGATTCCGCGCCGCGTTCCTCGATGTACTCCTTGAACCGCCGCATGTCTCCCTTGACGCGCCGGTCGATGGTACCGACCATGTCCGCGACCTTCTCGACGGCTCCGCTGGGCTCGACCTCCAGCACCAGCTCCACCTTGGTGTGGGAGTCGTCCAGGCGCTCGAAGCGGACCATGCCCTTCTGGTGGGTGTCGCCGGTGGTGGTGCGCCAGGTGATGCGCTCGTCGGCGAGCTGGTCGACGATCTCGGTGTCGAACTCCCGGCGTACTCCGGCGATCTTCGTGGTCCAGTGATTGTGCTGCGCGTCGAGCTGGGTGACCTCCTCGACGCCCTCCATGAAGTTCGGGAACTCCTCGAACTGCGTCCACTGGTTGTAGGCGGTGTGGACGGGGACGTCGACTTCCACCACTTCCTTGATCGTGCTCATCTGTGCGCCTCCGTTGTCCTGGTTCGACTGCCGGACGGCCCGTCGGCCCACTCGGCGGGCCGGGGCCGGTCGGGTACCCGAGGAGGCACCGGTCATGACCGATGCGGATCCAGCCACCGCCACCGTATACCGGCCACCACCGTGACGTGGTGTTTTAGAGTGTCTGGCACCAGTTCCGGCAACAGGACCTGTGAGGTACACGCGAACATGCCGACCGAGACATTCGAGTTCCAGGTGGAGGCCCGTCAGCTGCTCCAGCTGATGATCCACTCCGTCTACTCGAACAAAGACGTCTTCCTGCGCGAACTCGTCTCCAACGCCTCCGACGCGTTGGACAAGCTGCGTCTGGAGAAGCTCAGGGACGACTCCCTCGACGCCGACGTGTCCGACCCGCACATCGAGATCGACGTCGACAAGGACACCCGCACCCTGACCGTGCGGGACAACGGCATCGGAATGTCGTACGAGGAGGTCGGGCAGCTCATCGGCACGATCGCCAACTCGGGCACCGCCGAGTTCCTCAGGGAGCTGCGGGAAGCACAGGAGGGCGGCGGCACCGAGGGGCTCATCGGCCAGTTCGGCGTCGGCTTCTACTCCGGCTTCATGGTGGCGGACGAGGTCACCCTGCTGACCCGGCGAGCCGGCGAGGACCGGGGCACCCGCTGGACGTCACGCGGCGAGGGCACGTACACCCTCGAAGCGGTCGACGACGCGCCGCAGGGCACCTCGGTCACGCTCCACCTCAAGCCGGCCGACCCGGAGAACCAGCTCCACGACTACACCGCCCCGTGGAAGATCAAGGAGATCATCCAGCGCTACTCGGACTTCATCACCTGGGCCGATCCGGATGGTGCCCGAGGCGCCCGCCACGGCCGACGAGAACGCCGAGACGCCCGGACCCCGAGACGCTCAACAGCATGAAGGCGCTGTGGGCCCGCTCGCGCGAGGAGGTGTCCGAGGACGAGTACCACGAGCTGTACAAGCACATCGCCCACGACTGGCGCGACCCGCTGGAGACGATCCGCCTCCAGGCGGAGGGCACCTTCGAGTACCAGGCCCTGCTGTTCCTCCCCGCGCACGCCCCCCACGACCTGTTCACCCGGGACGCCAAGCGGGGCGTGCAACTGTACGTCAAGCGCGTGTTCATCATGGACGACTGCGAGGCGCTGCTGCCGCCGTACCTGCGCTTCGTCAAGGGCGTCGTGGACGCGGCGGACCTGTCACTGAACGTGTCCCGGGAGATCCTCCAGCAGGACCGCCACATCGAGATGATGCGGCGCCGGCTGACGAAGAAGGTCCTGTCCACGGTCAAGGACATGATGGCCAAGGACCAGGACCGCTACGCCACGTTCTGGCGTGAGTTCGGCACGGCACTGAAGGAGGGCCTGGTCACCGACTCGGAGAACCGCGACGCCCTCCTCGCCGTCGCCTCGTTCGCGAGTACGCACCACGACACCGAGCCGACCACCCTCAAGCAGTACGTGGAGCGGATGCGGGACGGCCAGGACGACATCTACTACCTGACCGGTGAGTCCCGGCAGAGCATCGAGAACTCCCCGCACATGGAGGCCTTCCGGGAGCGCGGCATCGAGGTGCTGCTGCTCACCGACGCCGTGGACGAGGTGTGGGCCGACGCCGTCGGCGAGTACGAGGGCAAGAAGCTGCGCTCCGTCGCCAAGGGCCGCATCGACCTCGACGCCGAGGACGACGACACCGCCGACGGTGAGCGGGAGAAGCAGAGCGAGGAGTACGCCGGGCTGCTCGACTGGATGAAGGAGCAGCTCACGGAGGACATCAAGGAGGTGCGCCTCTCCTCCCGGCTGACCGTTTCCCCGGCCTGCGTCGTCTCCGACGCGCACGACCTGACCCCGGCCCTGGAGAACATGTACCGCGCGATGGGCCAGGAGGTGCCCCGCGCCAAGCGCATCCTGGAACTCAACCCGGACCACCAGCTCGTCAAGGGCCTCAACCAGGCGTACAAGGAGCGCGAGGACCGAGCGGAACTGGCCGAGACCGCCGAGCTGCTGCACGGCCTCGCGGTCCTCGCCGAGGGAGGCCAGCCGAAGGAGCCGGCCCGCTTCGTCAAGCTGATGGCGGACCGTCTGGAACGCGCGCTGTAACCCGGCCCGCCGGGCGTCGGCGGTCTGTTCCTCCGCGCCGGAGGGGCAGGCCGCCGACTACCGGGCCGCGGACGGCCGCTCAGGGTTCAGCCGCGGGGGCCGCCGATCCGTCCGGGCTCGATGACGACCGCGACGGCACCCCGCGGGTCGCGCGCTGTGTTCCGGGTCCTCTGACGCGACTCGACACCGTTGATCAGGATGCACTCGCCGTCGGTGTCGACCCACGTCTGGGTGAGCGACAGGTCTTCGCCGAGGGGAGCGGGCATGGGGCTCTTTTCGGGGGCGGGTCAGGTGTGCCGGGCGTGCATCGGGTCGTCGGCGGTCTCGTCCGGGCTCTTGCGGTGCGGCCGGTCCGCCCCCCGGTCGCGCTGCCGGTCGAACAGCGCGAGCGCCAGGGCGGCCAGCATGCCGACGAGGGCGGAGCACAGTGCGGTGACGACGGCGCCGCGGTAGTCGCCGCTGCCGCCTAGCACCAGGTAGAACAGGCCGGGCAGGGCGGCGGTCCCCAGCGCGGCGCCCAGCCGCTGTCCCGTCTGCAGGGCGCCGCCCGCCGCGCCCGCCATGCGGACGGGCACGTCCCGCAGGGTCATGGTGATGTTGGGGGAGACAACGAAGCCGCTGCCGATGCCGCCGAGGAACAGGACCGGGGCGGCGAGCCACGGAGCGCTGTGCAGGGGCGCGAGACGCAGCAGCAGGGCGGTGCCGCCGAAGCCGACGATCACACCCGTGAGGCCGCACACGGTGAGCAGGCGGCCGAACCGCTCCACCAGCCGTCCCGCGATCACGGCCGCACCGGCCGAGCCGATGGCGAAGGGAGTGACGGCGAGGCCGGACAGGAGCGGGGAGAAGCCGAGGCCGCGCTGGTAGAACAGGGCGAAGACCAGCCAGACGCCGCTGAAGCCGATGAAGTACAGGGTGCCGATGCCGGCGCCCACCGCGTAGCCGCGCACGGTGGTGAACAGGCGGGGGTCGAGCAGCGGCTGGGCGTCCCGGGCGACGAGGCGGTGCTGCCAGCGGGCGAAGACGACGAGGATCGCGGCACCCGCGGGGAACAGCCACCACAGGCGGTTGACGCCTCCGGAGTCAGCCTGGACCAGTGGGTACATCAGCGCGAGGACGCCGAGACCGAGGAGCAGGATGCCGGGCACGTCCAGGTGGCCCCGTCCGGAGCGCCGGGTGCGGGGCAGCAGGCGGCGGCCGAGGAGGACGGCGAGGATGCCGATGGGCACGTTGACATAGAAGATCCAACGCCAGCCCTGCTCGCCGGCGGCGAGGGCGAGGATGGTGCCGCCGGTTATCGGACCGGCGGCGGAGGATATGCCGACGGTGGC contains:
- a CDS encoding SRPBCC family protein, whose amino-acid sequence is MTRVFTVSRSIFIDVPPETVYEAVCRPGDMGRWSPENLGTVGGVPGERAAVGTTFEGRNKRGTFRWVTRCTVTAADPGHRFAFRVHAIGVRRPRLRGPIATWEYTFAPEGTGSRVTETWTDDRRSWPGPVAQLFDRVATGGKTFADFQTGNIDRTLRNLKRDLEAAHQV
- a CDS encoding SRPBCC family protein, whose translation is MSTIKEVVEVDVPVHTAYNQWTQFEEFPNFMEGVEEVTQLDAQHNHWTTKIAGVRREFDTEIVDQLADERITWRTTTGDTHQKGMVRFERLDDSHTKVELVLEVEPSGAVEKVADMVGTIDRRVKGDMRRFKEYIEERGAESGAWRGRVRPGDSGSSL
- a CDS encoding pyridoxamine 5'-phosphate oxidase family protein, with protein sequence MPAPLGEDLSLTQTWVDTDGECILINGVESRQRTRNTARDPRGAVAVVIEPGRIGGPRG
- a CDS encoding DUF4232 domain-containing protein, which codes for MTTRQHRSHITQAATAARSARRRHLSRAILAVTTAAGLGVAGTGAARAAGTGTAAATPTCAVSELSASFGKQLAGGMNHQGVVVELTNTGARTCLLRGYPGLGLENAAHRTLHSTTHWGDTWYAKSPAKSTLTLRKGGSVEAVMSWTHADTGTPDAVRAAYLQVTPPAASSHKTLAFPQWVDHGDLRVTALAYRIDVED
- a CDS encoding MFS transporter gives rise to the protein MTASTSAAGGRGPGAQESGYEPDPRRWRALWVTLVAGFMSLLDVTIVAVALPTVQRDLHASPAQVQWVVSGYALTFALALVTAGRLGDALDRRRIFLLALGGFVLFSAACGAAPDITLLVVARLAQGLAAGFMAPQNSALIQQMFRGAERGRAFGFFGATVGISSAAGPITGGTILALAAGEQGWRWIFYVNVPIGILAVLLGRRLLPRTRRSGRGHLDVPGILLLGLGVLALMYPLVQADSGGVNRLWWLFPAGAAILVVFARWQHRLVARDAQPLLDPRLFTTVRGYAVGAGIGTLYFIGFSGVWLVFALFYQRGLGFSPLLSGLAVTPFAIGSAGAAVIAGRLVERFGRLLTVCGLTGVIVGFGGTALLLRLAPLHSAPWLAAPVLFLGGIGSGFVVSPNITMTLRDVPVRMAGAAGGALQTGQRLGAALGTAALPGLFYLVLGGSGDYRGAVVTALCSALVGMLAALALALFDRQRDRGADRPHRKSPDETADDPMHARHT
- a CDS encoding ACT domain-containing protein; its protein translation is MTPPRRKLLTLPALFRIEHVSGGARPADDDWYAVVRAPEGLTVLREVPLDAAGAHREVSPDASGAHEHWAGLYGDDPHDLDLPGMLAAVVGPLGSAGIPVFVTSTFHSDLVLVPADRYDDAVGVLRSAGHEVVPAA